The following are encoded in a window of Phragmites australis chromosome 22, lpPhrAust1.1, whole genome shotgun sequence genomic DNA:
- the LOC133905022 gene encoding uncharacterized protein LOC133905022 isoform X1, which translates to MADFEYFANPWLARIQAIKHLQTSLYASPALYSSEISLLQLLNHHLCMNVLLKCQSQTRLHDQGELEFEGGDQDHGREGHQQLRRLPARYPGDRRLRVRRRWTDRRRILLPGGRAGQSLGALQRAGRDHHRRPHLLPEPGAQHLLLHPQLPVLPPRQARARPVRRRSRLAVVVSGCAEYVAVLLPAVAAAAHPVLHSTAVVSTHTVLHATATGVPAPTAADTVLHTAVTSSASIPFPSSAVALDAAGGATAAVVPISSFATDLYNTIAPALATTSVPVPFATASTPTTFPSLATITTSVFVTPSTTIVSLAFPAISFLSSRFTISSTLEIFPERSKYLVFFKRPTVR; encoded by the exons ATGGCAGACTTTGAATACTTTGCAAACCCTTGGCTTGCTAGAATTCAAGCTATAAAACACTTGCAAACTTCTCTGTACGCATCACCAGCTTTATACTCCTCTGAAATTTCACTTTTGCAGTTGCTAAACCATCATCTTTGTATGAATGTACTTCTGAA GTGTCAAAGTCAGACTCGACTGCATGATCAAGGTGAACTCGAATTCGAAGGAGGAGATCAAGATCACGGCCGAGAAGGTCACCAACAGCTACGGCGCCTACCAGCTCGCTATCCCGGCGATCGACGGCTTCGAGTGCGCCGCCGCTGGACAGACCGCCGCCGAATCCTTCTGCCGGGCGGCCGTGCTGGACAATCCCTCGGCGCTCTGCAACGTGCCGGCCGTGACCACCACCGTCGGCCACATCTCCTTCCCGAGCCAGGAGCCCAACACCTGCTTCTACATCCTCAACTCCCTGTACTACCGCCCCGGCAAGCCAGGGCCCGGCCAGTGCGACGACGGTCGCGCCTCGCGGTCGTGGTCTCCGGCTGCGCTGAATACGTCGCTGTTCTACTGCCCGCCGTGGCCGCTGCCGCCCATCCCGTTCTGCACTCCACGGCCGTGGTTTCCACCCATACCGTTCTTCACGCCACCGCCACCGGCGTTCCCGCTCCCACTGCCGCCGATACCGTTCTTCACACCGCCGTCACCTCCTCCGCCAGCATTCCCTTTCCCTCTTCCGCCGTGGCCTTGGACGCCGCCGGCGGTGCAACCGCCGCCGTCGTTCCAATTTCCTCATTTGCCACCGATCTTTACAACACCATCGCCCCCGCCCTCGCCACCACCAGCGTTCCCGTTCCTTTTGCCACCGCTTCCACACCTACCACCTTTCCCTCACTTGCCACCATTACCACCTCTGTATTCGTCAccccctccaccaccatcgtTTCCTTGGCCTTTCCCGCCATTTCCTTTCTTTCCTCCAGGTTCAccatttcctccaccttagaaATATTCCCGGAAAGATCCAAGTACCTGGTCTTCTTCAAAAGACCTACCGTAAGGTAA
- the LOC133905022 gene encoding leucine-rich repeat extensin-like protein 3 isoform X2 yields the protein MRNHKRGLTHALEILVWFAALLRGVRCQSGSGGGGPANLTVIGTVFCDACSSSSFSNHSYFLPGVKVRLDCMIKVNSNSKEEIKITAEKVTNSYGAYQLAIPAIDGFECAAAGQTAAESFCRAAVLDNPSALCNVPAVTTTVGHISFPSQEPNTCFYILNSLYYRPGKPGPGQCDDGRASRSWSPAALNTSLFYCPPWPLPPIPFCTPRPWFPPIPFFTPPPPAFPLPLPPIPFFTPPSPPPPAFPFPLPPWPWTPPAVQPPPSFQFPHLPPIFTTPSPPPSPPPAFPFLLPPLPHLPPFPHLPPLPPLYSSPPPPPSFPWPFPPFPFFPPGSPFPPP from the exons ATGAGGAATCACAAGCGAGGGTTGACTCATGCGTTGGAGATTCTGGTGTGGTTCGCCGCTCTTCTTCGCGGTGTGCGATGCCAGAGCGGctccggcggtggcggcccCGCAAACCTCACGGTGATCGGCACGGTGTTCTGTGACGCCTGCTCCTCCAGCTCCTTCTCCAATCATAGCTACTTCTTGCCAG GTGTCAAAGTCAGACTCGACTGCATGATCAAGGTGAACTCGAATTCGAAGGAGGAGATCAAGATCACGGCCGAGAAGGTCACCAACAGCTACGGCGCCTACCAGCTCGCTATCCCGGCGATCGACGGCTTCGAGTGCGCCGCCGCTGGACAGACCGCCGCCGAATCCTTCTGCCGGGCGGCCGTGCTGGACAATCCCTCGGCGCTCTGCAACGTGCCGGCCGTGACCACCACCGTCGGCCACATCTCCTTCCCGAGCCAGGAGCCCAACACCTGCTTCTACATCCTCAACTCCCTGTACTACCGCCCCGGCAAGCCAGGGCCCGGCCAGTGCGACGACGGTCGCGCCTCGCGGTCGTGGTCTCCGGCTGCGCTGAATACGTCGCTGTTCTACTGCCCGCCGTGGCCGCTGCCGCCCATCCCGTTCTGCACTCCACGGCCGTGGTTTCCACCCATACCGTTCTTCACGCCACCGCCACCGGCGTTCCCGCTCCCACTGCCGCCGATACCGTTCTTCACACCGCCGTCACCTCCTCCGCCAGCATTCCCTTTCCCTCTTCCGCCGTGGCCTTGGACGCCGCCGGCGGTGCAACCGCCGCCGTCGTTCCAATTTCCTCATTTGCCACCGATCTTTACAACACCATCGCCCCCGCCCTCGCCACCACCAGCGTTCCCGTTCCTTTTGCCACCGCTTCCACACCTACCACCTTTCCCTCACTTGCCACCATTACCACCTCTGTATTCGTCAccccctccaccaccatcgtTTCCTTGGCCTTTCCCGCCATTTCCTTTCTTTCCTCCAGGTTCAccatttcctccaccttag
- the LOC133905022 gene encoding vegetative cell wall protein gp1-like isoform X3: MIKVNSNSKEEIKITAEKVTNSYGAYQLAIPAIDGFECAAAGQTAAESFCRAAVLDNPSALCNVPAVTTTVGHISFPSQEPNTCFYILNSLYYRPGKPGPGQCDDGRASRSWSPAALNTSLFYCPPWPLPPIPFCTPRPWFPPIPFFTPPPPAFPLPLPPIPFFTPPSPPPPAFPFPLPPWPWTPPAVQPPPSFQFPHLPPIFTTPSPPPSPPPAFPFLLPPLPHLPPFPHLPPLPPLYSSPPPPPSFPWPFPPFPFFPPGSPFPPP; this comes from the coding sequence ATGATCAAGGTGAACTCGAATTCGAAGGAGGAGATCAAGATCACGGCCGAGAAGGTCACCAACAGCTACGGCGCCTACCAGCTCGCTATCCCGGCGATCGACGGCTTCGAGTGCGCCGCCGCTGGACAGACCGCCGCCGAATCCTTCTGCCGGGCGGCCGTGCTGGACAATCCCTCGGCGCTCTGCAACGTGCCGGCCGTGACCACCACCGTCGGCCACATCTCCTTCCCGAGCCAGGAGCCCAACACCTGCTTCTACATCCTCAACTCCCTGTACTACCGCCCCGGCAAGCCAGGGCCCGGCCAGTGCGACGACGGTCGCGCCTCGCGGTCGTGGTCTCCGGCTGCGCTGAATACGTCGCTGTTCTACTGCCCGCCGTGGCCGCTGCCGCCCATCCCGTTCTGCACTCCACGGCCGTGGTTTCCACCCATACCGTTCTTCACGCCACCGCCACCGGCGTTCCCGCTCCCACTGCCGCCGATACCGTTCTTCACACCGCCGTCACCTCCTCCGCCAGCATTCCCTTTCCCTCTTCCGCCGTGGCCTTGGACGCCGCCGGCGGTGCAACCGCCGCCGTCGTTCCAATTTCCTCATTTGCCACCGATCTTTACAACACCATCGCCCCCGCCCTCGCCACCACCAGCGTTCCCGTTCCTTTTGCCACCGCTTCCACACCTACCACCTTTCCCTCACTTGCCACCATTACCACCTCTGTATTCGTCAccccctccaccaccatcgtTTCCTTGGCCTTTCCCGCCATTTCCTTTCTTTCCTCCAGGTTCAccatttcctccaccttag